CAGGGCGTCGCCCGTGTCGGCCTGGAGACCCTGGACCGTCTGGACGCCGGTGAACCCGCCGATCATCAACAGCAGGCCCGCCACGAAGTACGTCACCAGCGAGACGCGCCCGGCGTACAGCCCCTCGCGGATCCGCTCGACGAACGCGTCGAGGCGCTCGCCCAGCGCCAGTCCCCGCGACAGCAGGTAGAAGCCGATCAGCGCCGAGGTGACGCCGAACACGGCGCCGGGCATATCCAGCCGTTCGGCCAGCAGCGACAGCGGGTAGATGAGCAGCAGGATGCCCATCGGGATGAGGATCGTCCCCCGCGTCTCGGGGTCGTCGAGCACCTGCTTGATCGTGTAGTACATCGATTCGAGGTCCTGGGCCTGGCGGACGACGACGCGCTGGACGCCGTCGATGGGCACCCGCGAGCGGATCACGGGCAGCACCGACTCGTCCTGGGCGCCGTCGGTGACGACCATCGCGCGCACGTCCTCGCCCGTGACGAGGCCGGCGAGTACTTCGTCGAGTTCCTCGCCGACGGCGCGGTTGGCGGCCACGTCGCTGCCGTCGACGCCGGTGACCGCCGCCACCTCGACGGACTCGTCGGTGATCCGGTCGGCGACGTGCAGCCCCTCGAAGAGGACGTTCACGTCGCTGTCCTCGGGGTCGGCGGTCGCCAGCTCGACGGCCGCGTTCTCGACGGCGTCGCGGCCGACCACCGGCGTCTCGACGCCCGTCTTCCGACCGAGGTCGTCGTCGAGGTCCACACACAGGACCAGCAGCATCGGTCGAGGGTAGGCAACGGGCCTGTATCAGTCTTCGGGGCTCTGGGTGAGATCGATGTCCGTGGTGTGGGTTGATACTGAGGGGCGCCGGCTCTCGACCCGCTCGCTAGGAGTTAGATCTACCACAGGAATCAGGAGACGCTGAAAGCCCTCGGCCCGCTCGCGGGTGCTGTGCGACATATCCTCACTCGCTCCGCTCGTTCGGATAGTGGTCGCGCACCACCCGCGAGCGCGCCTCGCCCTTTCAGTCCACCAGGAGAGCAAGCTCTTCTGAGCCCGCGCTCACTCCGTTCGCGTGGACACCAAGGACCGCCCCGCACAGCACCGCACCGCGCCACACACCTCCCCAGCCGATTC
The window above is part of the Halosimplex rubrum genome. Proteins encoded here:
- a CDS encoding DUF373 family protein, which encodes MLLVLCVDLDDDLGRKTGVETPVVGRDAVENAAVELATADPEDSDVNVLFEGLHVADRITDESVEVAAVTGVDGSDVAANRAVGEELDEVLAGLVTGEDVRAMVVTDGAQDESVLPVIRSRVPIDGVQRVVVRQAQDLESMYYTIKQVLDDPETRGTILIPMGILLLIYPLSLLAERLDMPGAVFGVTSALIGFYLLSRGLALGERLDAFVERIREGLYAGRVSLVTYFVAGLLLMIGGFTGVQTVQGLQADTGDALTVIEVIAAMVYGSLRWFAAAGVTSSFGRVVDGYIDGEFEWRHLNAPVYVLAIAFILHGVTSFLLAYGDLSYLAFTLTGATLLGLASTFAFALAESRFGGRVNPT